From the Phyllobacterium zundukense genome, one window contains:
- a CDS encoding GntR family transcriptional regulator: MKKTGLESLKIATHPATLREIALERLRDAIIAGLFEPGQRLVERTLCDQLGVSRSVIREVIRHLDAEGLVEMLPKQGPIVARLDWDHARQIYDIRAALESAAVADCARSVDAATKTRLRNVLNDLDRTSRKNDPTTILDVTTEFYEIIFKTGGHDIAWEIVRRLNSRISRLRVMTLSTGDRIVAGPARIREIFAAIERNDPEAAAKACRDHIEEARNIAESILKKTEPRPEGVVGR, encoded by the coding sequence ATGAAAAAAACCGGACTGGAATCACTGAAAATTGCCACCCACCCGGCAACCTTGCGGGAGATCGCCCTCGAGCGGCTTCGTGATGCAATCATCGCCGGTTTGTTCGAACCGGGGCAGCGCCTCGTGGAGCGGACATTGTGTGACCAGCTGGGGGTAAGCCGTTCGGTCATTCGCGAGGTTATCCGCCACCTTGACGCCGAGGGTCTGGTGGAAATGCTGCCAAAACAGGGGCCGATCGTTGCGCGGCTGGATTGGGATCATGCCCGGCAGATCTACGATATCCGAGCTGCGTTGGAGTCGGCGGCTGTTGCCGATTGTGCGCGCAGCGTGGACGCGGCGACAAAGACTAGACTTCGAAATGTGCTGAACGATCTCGACCGTACGTCGCGCAAGAACGATCCAACCACAATCCTTGACGTGACAACGGAGTTCTACGAGATCATTTTCAAAACCGGAGGACATGATATTGCCTGGGAGATTGTACGGCGTTTGAACAGCCGCATTTCCCGACTGCGTGTGATGACGCTGAGCACCGGCGACCGAATCGTCGCAGGTCCGGCGCGGATTCGGGAAATCTTCGCGGCGATCGAGCGCAATGATCCCGAAGCCGCGGCGAAAGCCTGCCGCGACCATATTGAAGAGGCGCGAAATATTGCAGAGTCCATTCTGAAAAAGACGGAGCCTCGGCCTGAAGGTGTAGTCGGACGCTGA
- a CDS encoding alpha/beta fold hydrolase produces the protein MLATLQRSRTRNGAAYLETGAGEPLLLIHGVGMRLEAWGPQIAAFSNTHRVIAINMPGHGGSERIASDAKLDGFVAWLAAVIDDLGLDSVNVAGHSMGALIAGGIAATQPHRVRRVALLNGVYRRSPDARAAVLARAAEISDGQIDHDGPLLRWFGEDSQNTEAYRLTRSWLSDVDPQGYATAYSAFAEGDALYADWWPSVLCPALFLTGADDPNSTPAMAMAMADAAPHGYFRLIENERHMVNLTAPVAVNAIMREWLAREAPERL, from the coding sequence ATGTTGGCAACCCTGCAGCGGTCTAGGACGCGCAACGGCGCTGCCTACCTCGAAACGGGCGCGGGCGAGCCGCTTCTGCTCATCCATGGCGTTGGCATGCGGCTTGAAGCATGGGGTCCGCAGATTGCGGCGTTTTCCAACACACACCGTGTCATCGCTATCAACATGCCTGGTCATGGAGGAAGTGAAAGGATCGCGTCCGACGCCAAACTCGACGGCTTTGTCGCATGGCTGGCAGCCGTTATTGACGATCTCGGTCTCGACAGCGTGAACGTGGCTGGTCATTCGATGGGTGCACTCATCGCCGGCGGAATTGCCGCAACGCAGCCGCATCGGGTCCGCCGCGTCGCCCTGCTGAATGGCGTTTACCGCAGAAGCCCCGATGCGCGCGCTGCGGTGCTTGCCCGAGCGGCTGAAATCTCGGATGGGCAGATCGACCATGATGGCCCTTTGTTGCGGTGGTTTGGCGAGGATAGCCAGAATACTGAAGCCTACCGCCTCACGCGCAGCTGGCTATCGGATGTCGATCCCCAGGGTTATGCGACCGCCTATTCCGCATTCGCCGAAGGCGATGCACTTTATGCTGATTGGTGGCCATCGGTATTGTGCCCTGCCCTGTTCCTGACTGGAGCAGATGATCCGAATTCCACTCCGGCCATGGCGATGGCAATGGCAGATGCGGCGCCGCATGGGTATTTTCGGCTCATCGAGAATGAACGGCATATGGTCAATCTGACTGCGCCAGTGGCAGTGAATGCCATCATGCGCGAGTGGCTTGCAAGGGAGGCGCCAGAACGATTATGA
- a CDS encoding sarcosine oxidase subunit gamma: MRDFPLFPRAALTSARATRFGASLILQPLPEGHVLQVFSAKGMADIRSSLFEISDGTTHAVRAASPGQWFVVGDRPLSAQEFLTIESRLEGRAVLVDQSHGRVRIGVSGSGAEALLAKGTAVDVEERSFKAGQTAMTLVGHISVHLTRVAPDGFEILVLRSFAEDLWNDLNRMSVEFN; this comes from the coding sequence ATGCGTGATTTCCCGCTTTTCCCTCGCGCCGCCCTCACGTCCGCTCGAGCCACGCGATTTGGCGCGTCCTTGATATTGCAGCCTTTACCGGAAGGTCATGTGCTACAGGTCTTCAGTGCAAAGGGCATGGCCGATATTCGCTCCTCGCTGTTCGAGATCAGCGATGGCACTACCCATGCCGTTCGTGCCGCTAGTCCGGGGCAGTGGTTTGTTGTCGGTGACCGTCCGCTTTCCGCGCAGGAATTCTTGACGATTGAATCAAGGCTTGAAGGCAGGGCCGTTCTTGTGGATCAGAGTCATGGCCGGGTCAGAATCGGTGTCAGCGGCAGCGGCGCAGAAGCCCTTCTAGCAAAGGGCACAGCTGTTGACGTCGAGGAGCGATCCTTCAAAGCCGGTCAGACGGCTATGACACTTGTCGGACACATCTCTGTACACCTTACACGCGTCGCCCCCGACGGATTTGAAATCCTCGTCTTGCGGAGTTTTGCCGAAGATCTTTGGAACGATCTCAACCGCATGAGCGTAGAGTTTAACTGA
- a CDS encoding flavin reductase family protein: MTAIDPRTLRDAFGAFLTGVTVVTTYNQDEEPIGFTANSFTSVSLDPPLLIVCLARTSRNFETLTNAEGFAVNILSEGQKEVSNTFARPVENRFAHVDWQKGPHGSPVFSDVAAWFDCSLHKIVEGGDHVILIGKVEAFANGLANGLGYARGTYFTASLTGQAVSAAASDSDVMVGGVVERDGEILLLRNEADKFGLPECIITGAAGPDGLHDYLTMTTGLPISVGQIYSVYENRTAGRQHIVYRCTAGNGVPKAGQFFSIKGLPIARMATPATGDIVQRFAAESSIGNFGVYFGTERTGKVHQIGRKV; the protein is encoded by the coding sequence ATGACAGCCATCGATCCAAGAACGCTTCGCGATGCATTTGGAGCCTTTTTGACTGGCGTCACCGTTGTGACGACCTACAACCAGGATGAAGAGCCGATCGGCTTCACAGCCAACTCGTTCACCAGCGTATCGCTTGATCCGCCGCTGCTGATAGTCTGTCTTGCGCGCACATCACGTAATTTCGAAACGCTTACGAATGCCGAAGGCTTTGCTGTCAACATTCTGTCGGAGGGACAGAAGGAGGTCTCAAACACCTTCGCTCGGCCGGTAGAGAACCGCTTCGCCCATGTCGACTGGCAGAAGGGCCCGCACGGCTCACCCGTATTCTCTGACGTTGCTGCCTGGTTCGACTGTTCGCTGCACAAGATCGTGGAAGGCGGCGATCACGTCATTCTCATCGGCAAGGTGGAGGCCTTCGCAAACGGTCTCGCCAATGGCCTCGGTTATGCGCGGGGCACATATTTTACCGCGTCGTTAACTGGCCAAGCGGTATCCGCAGCTGCCTCCGATTCCGACGTCATGGTCGGTGGGGTCGTGGAGCGGGATGGCGAGATTCTGCTGTTGCGGAATGAGGCAGACAAGTTCGGGCTGCCCGAATGCATCATCACCGGGGCTGCAGGACCGGACGGATTGCACGATTATCTGACAATGACGACAGGCCTTCCGATCTCGGTTGGGCAGATCTACTCGGTCTATGAAAACCGTACAGCAGGACGTCAGCATATTGTCTATCGCTGTACGGCGGGTAACGGAGTTCCAAAGGCCGGTCAGTTCTTTTCCATCAAAGGTTTACCGATTGCCCGCATGGCAACACCAGCAACCGGTGACATCGTCCAGCGGTTTGCCGCTGAAAGCAGCATCGGAAATTTTGGCGTCTATTTCGGTACCGAACGCACCGGCAAGGTGCACCAGATTGGCAGAAAGGTCTGA
- a CDS encoding amino acid synthesis family protein: MTIQIRKTLLQVESVLIEGGKSSSQPLTLYTAAAVVTNPWAGRGYVEDLRPEIHAAAPVLGELLTKMIIDAVGSGDAVEAYGKAAVVGLDGELEHASALIHTLRFGNHYREAVGAKSYLAFCNTRGGANAPIMIPLMDKNDEGRRSHYLTIQTAIPDAPTANEIVVALGASVGGRPHHRIGDRYQDLKEMGRDVGNPAAV, encoded by the coding sequence ATGACAATTCAAATCCGCAAGACTCTACTGCAGGTGGAGTCGGTTCTTATCGAGGGTGGCAAATCCTCCTCACAGCCGTTGACGCTGTATACCGCCGCCGCGGTTGTCACGAACCCTTGGGCTGGACGCGGATATGTCGAAGACCTCCGGCCCGAAATTCACGCTGCCGCACCGGTACTCGGTGAATTGTTGACCAAGATGATCATTGACGCCGTGGGATCAGGAGATGCCGTCGAAGCTTACGGAAAAGCAGCTGTCGTCGGCCTGGACGGTGAATTGGAGCATGCCTCAGCGCTCATCCACACACTACGTTTCGGCAACCACTATCGTGAAGCCGTTGGCGCAAAATCCTACCTTGCCTTCTGTAACACACGCGGCGGTGCAAACGCGCCAATCATGATCCCTCTTATGGATAAGAACGATGAAGGCCGCCGTTCGCACTATCTGACCATCCAAACCGCAATTCCCGACGCACCTACGGCAAACGAAATTGTCGTGGCGCTTGGCGCATCAGTGGGTGGGCGCCCGCACCACCGTATTGGCGACCGCTATCAGGATTTGAAGGAAATGGGCCGTGATGTTGGCAACCCTGCAGCGGTCTAG